Proteins encoded within one genomic window of Ailuropoda melanoleuca isolate Jingjing chromosome 16, ASM200744v2, whole genome shotgun sequence:
- the NTF3 gene encoding neurotrophin-3 isoform X1 — protein sequence MSILFYVIFLAYLRGIQGNNMDQRSLPEDSLNSLIIKLIQADILKNKLSKQMVDVKENYQSTVPKAEAPRKPEQVEPAKSEFQPVIAMDTDLLRQQRRYNSPRVLLSDSTPLEPPPLYLMEDYVGNPVAANRTSRRKRYAEHKSHRGEYSVCDSESLWVTDKSSAIDIRGHQVTVLGEIKTGNSPVKQYFYETRCKEARPVKNGCRGIDDKHWNSQCKTSQTYVRALTSENNKLVGWRWIRIDTSCVCALSRKIGRT from the coding sequence ATGTCCATCTTGTTTTATGTGATATTTCTCGCGTATCTCCGTGGCATCCAAGGTAACAACATGGATCAAAGGAGTTTGCCTGAAGACTCGCTAAATTCCCTGATTATTAAGCTGATCCAGgcagatattttgaaaaacaagctCTCCAAGCAGATGGTGGACGTTAAGGAGAACTACCAGAGCACCGTGCCCAAAGCGGAGGCCCCCCGCAAGCCGGAGCAGGTAGAGCCCGCCAAGTCGGAATTCCAGCCCGTGATTGCGATGGACACGGACCTGCTGCGGCAACAGAGACGCTACAACTCGCCACGGGTCCTGCTGAGTGACAGCACCCCCCTGGAGCCCCCTCCCTTGTATCTCATGGAGGATTACGTGGGCAACCCCGTGGCGGCCAACAGAACGTCGCGGAGGAAGAGGTACGCGGAGCACAAGAGTCACCGAGGGGAGTACTCCGTATGCGACAGCGAGAGTCTGTGGGTAACCGACAAGTCATCGGCCATCGACATTCGGGGACACCAGGTCACGGTGCTGGGGGAGATCAAAACCGGCAACTCTCCCGTCAAACAATATTTTTATGAGACAAGATGTAAAGAAGCCAGGCCTGTCAAAAACGGTTGCAGGGGGATTGACGATAAACACTGGAACTCTCAGTGCAAAACGTCCCAAACCTACGTCCGAGCATTGACGTCAGAAAACAATAAACTTGTGGGCTGGCGATGGATACGGATAGACACCTCCTGTGTGTGTGCCTTGTCGAGAAAAATCGGAAGAACATAA
- the NTF3 gene encoding neurotrophin-3 isoform X2, whose product MVTSATILQVNKVMSILFYVIFLAYLRGIQGNNMDQRSLPEDSLNSLIIKLIQADILKNKLSKQMVDVKENYQSTVPKAEAPRKPEQVEPAKSEFQPVIAMDTDLLRQQRRYNSPRVLLSDSTPLEPPPLYLMEDYVGNPVAANRTSRRKRYAEHKSHRGEYSVCDSESLWVTDKSSAIDIRGHQVTVLGEIKTGNSPVKQYFYETRCKEARPVKNGCRGIDDKHWNSQCKTSQTYVRALTSENNKLVGWRWIRIDTSCVCALSRKIGRT is encoded by the coding sequence aTCTTACAGGTGAACAAGGTGATGTCCATCTTGTTTTATGTGATATTTCTCGCGTATCTCCGTGGCATCCAAGGTAACAACATGGATCAAAGGAGTTTGCCTGAAGACTCGCTAAATTCCCTGATTATTAAGCTGATCCAGgcagatattttgaaaaacaagctCTCCAAGCAGATGGTGGACGTTAAGGAGAACTACCAGAGCACCGTGCCCAAAGCGGAGGCCCCCCGCAAGCCGGAGCAGGTAGAGCCCGCCAAGTCGGAATTCCAGCCCGTGATTGCGATGGACACGGACCTGCTGCGGCAACAGAGACGCTACAACTCGCCACGGGTCCTGCTGAGTGACAGCACCCCCCTGGAGCCCCCTCCCTTGTATCTCATGGAGGATTACGTGGGCAACCCCGTGGCGGCCAACAGAACGTCGCGGAGGAAGAGGTACGCGGAGCACAAGAGTCACCGAGGGGAGTACTCCGTATGCGACAGCGAGAGTCTGTGGGTAACCGACAAGTCATCGGCCATCGACATTCGGGGACACCAGGTCACGGTGCTGGGGGAGATCAAAACCGGCAACTCTCCCGTCAAACAATATTTTTATGAGACAAGATGTAAAGAAGCCAGGCCTGTCAAAAACGGTTGCAGGGGGATTGACGATAAACACTGGAACTCTCAGTGCAAAACGTCCCAAACCTACGTCCGAGCATTGACGTCAGAAAACAATAAACTTGTGGGCTGGCGATGGATACGGATAGACACCTCCTGTGTGTGTGCCTTGTCGAGAAAAATCGGAAGAACATAA